From one Physeter macrocephalus isolate SW-GA chromosome 18, ASM283717v5, whole genome shotgun sequence genomic stretch:
- the FGF19 gene encoding fibroblast growth factor 19 — MRSAPSRCAVARALVLAGLWLAAAGRPLAFSDAGPHVHYGWGESVRLRHLYTAGPQGLSSCFLRIHSDGAVDCAPGQSAHSLMEIRAVALSTVAIKGERSVLYLCMGADGKMQGLSQYSAEDCAFEEEIRPDGYNVYWSKKHHLPVSLSSARQRQLFKSRGFLPLSHFLPMLSTIPTEPDEIQDHLKPDLFALPLKTDSMDPFGLATKLGVVKSPSFYK; from the exons ATGCGGAGCGCTCCGAGCCGGTGCGCCGTGGCCCGCGCCCTGGTCCTGGCCGGCCTCTGGCTGGCTGCAGCCGGGCGCCCCTTAGCCTTCTCGGACGCCGGGCCGCACGTGCACTACGGCTGGGGCGAGTCCGTCCGCCTGCGGCACCTGTACACCGCGGGCCCCCAGGGCCTCTCCAGCTGCTTCCTGCGCATCCACTCAGACGGCGCCGTGGACTGCGCGCCGGGTCAGAGCGCGCACA GTCTGATGGAGATCAGGGCAGTCGCTCTGAGTACCGTGGCCATCAAGGGCGAGCGCAGCGTCCTGTACCTCTGCATGGGCGCCGACGGCAAAATGCAAGGGCTG AGTCAGTACTCGGCCGAGGATTGTGCTTTTGAGGAGGAAATCCGTCCGGACGGCTACAACGTGTACTGGTCCAAGAAACACCATCTCCCGGTCTCCCTGAGCAGCGCCCGGCAGAGGCAGCTGTTCAAAAGCAGGGGTTTTCTGCCGCTGTCTCACTTCCTCCCGATGCTGTCCACCATCCCAACAGAGCCCGATGAAATCCAGGACCACTTGAAGCCCGATTTGTTTGCTTTGCCCCTGAAAACAGATAGCATGGACCCGTTTGGGCTCGCCACCAAACTGGGAGTAGTGAAGAGTCCCAGCTTCTATAAGTAA